From the genome of Ralstonia pickettii, one region includes:
- the trpB gene encoding tryptophan synthase subunit beta, with protein MYNLPDAHGHFGPYGGTFVAETLSHALDELRAAYARYQHDPEFIKEYEYELKHFVGRPSPIYHARRLTEHCGGAQIYLKREDLNHTGAHKVNNVIGQALLARRMGKPRVIAETGAGQHGVATATIAARYGMECVVYMGSEDVRRQAANVYRMKLLGATVVPVESGSRTLKDALNEAMRDWVTNVADTFYIIGTVAGPHPYPMMVRDFQAVIGEECKVQMPEMTGRQPDAVIACVGGGSNAMGIFYPYIDHADVKLIGVEAAGEGIETGRHAASLTGGSPGVLHGNRTYLLQDEDGQIIETHSISAGLDYPGVGPEHAWLKDVQRAEYVGITDKEALQSFHDLCRMEGIIPALESSHALAYACKLAPTLPKDKILLVNLSGRGDKDMHTVAEVSGIQL; from the coding sequence ATGTACAACCTGCCCGACGCCCACGGCCATTTCGGCCCTTACGGCGGTACCTTCGTTGCGGAAACACTGTCCCACGCGCTCGATGAGTTGCGCGCCGCCTACGCGCGCTACCAGCACGATCCCGAATTCATCAAGGAATACGAATACGAACTGAAGCACTTCGTCGGCCGGCCGTCGCCGATCTATCACGCACGCCGTCTGACCGAACACTGTGGCGGCGCGCAGATCTATCTCAAGCGCGAAGACCTGAACCACACCGGCGCGCATAAGGTGAACAACGTGATCGGCCAGGCGCTGCTGGCGCGCCGCATGGGAAAGCCGCGCGTGATTGCCGAAACCGGCGCCGGCCAGCACGGCGTCGCGACCGCCACGATTGCCGCGCGCTACGGCATGGAATGCGTCGTCTACATGGGCAGCGAAGACGTGCGCCGCCAGGCCGCGAACGTCTACCGCATGAAGCTGCTGGGCGCGACCGTAGTACCAGTGGAATCGGGATCGCGCACGCTCAAGGACGCGCTGAACGAAGCGATGCGCGACTGGGTAACCAACGTGGCCGACACGTTCTACATCATCGGCACGGTGGCGGGCCCGCACCCGTATCCGATGATGGTGCGTGACTTCCAGGCCGTGATCGGCGAGGAATGCAAGGTGCAGATGCCAGAGATGACCGGGCGCCAGCCGGACGCCGTGATCGCCTGCGTGGGCGGCGGCTCCAACGCCATGGGCATCTTCTACCCGTACATCGACCATGCCGACGTGAAGCTGATCGGCGTGGAAGCAGCGGGTGAGGGCATCGAGACCGGCCGCCACGCCGCGTCGCTCACGGGCGGCTCGCCGGGCGTGCTGCACGGCAACCGCACCTATCTGCTGCAGGATGAAGACGGCCAGATCATCGAGACGCATTCGATCTCGGCCGGGCTCGATTATCCGGGCGTCGGTCCGGAACACGCCTGGTTGAAGGATGTACAGCGCGCGGAATACGTCGGCATTACCGACAAGGAAGCGCTGCAATCCTTCCATGACCTGTGCCGCATGGAGGGCATCATCCCGGCGCTGGAATCGAGCCATGCGCTGGCGTATGCGTGCAAGCTGGCGCCGACCCTGCCCAAGGACAAGATCCTGCTCGTGAACCTGTCAGGCCGTGGTGACAAGGACATGCATACCGTCGCAGAAGTCTCCGGCATCCAACTCTAA
- a CDS encoding phosphoribosylanthranilate isomerase yields MPLHRTRIKLCGLTHPADVDHAVALGADAIGLVFYPPSPRSVTIERAAELARRAGPFVTVTGLFVNASADDVARVLDQVPLTLLQFHGDEPAELCAEIARKVGLPWLRALRVQPGADLVEFADRFAAAQGLLLDAFVEGYGGGGHVFDWTLIPPQWLPQSPSLPTTSAAPRLVLSGGLSAQNVAGAIERVRPYAVDVSSGIEAARGVKDHARMTAFVRAVREADAALDASVQA; encoded by the coding sequence ATGCCGTTGCACCGTACCCGTATCAAGCTGTGCGGCCTGACCCACCCGGCCGACGTCGACCACGCTGTCGCACTCGGCGCCGATGCGATCGGGCTGGTGTTCTATCCGCCCAGCCCCCGTTCCGTCACCATCGAGCGGGCGGCAGAACTGGCGCGCCGTGCCGGCCCGTTCGTCACCGTAACAGGTCTGTTTGTCAACGCCAGCGCGGACGACGTGGCGCGCGTGCTCGACCAAGTGCCGCTGACGTTGCTTCAGTTTCATGGTGATGAGCCGGCGGAGCTGTGCGCCGAGATTGCCAGGAAGGTAGGGCTGCCGTGGCTGCGCGCCCTGCGTGTTCAGCCCGGGGCCGATTTGGTAGAATTCGCGGATCGGTTTGCCGCTGCCCAAGGCCTGCTGCTCGACGCATTTGTCGAGGGGTATGGCGGCGGCGGCCACGTCTTTGACTGGACCCTCATTCCTCCGCAATGGCTCCCGCAATCGCCATCCTTGCCAACCACAAGCGCCGCTCCTCGGCTCGTTTTGAGTGGTGGGTTGAGCGCGCAAAACGTCGCTGGCGCGATTGAACGCGTGCGGCCATACGCTGTGGATGTCAGCAGCGGGATCGAGGCTGCACGGGGCGTGAAAGACCACGCCCGGATGACCGCATTTGTGCGTGCGGTGCGCGAGGCCGATGCAGCCCTGGACGCATCGGTTCAGGCCTGA
- the truA gene encoding tRNA pseudouridine(38-40) synthase TruA codes for MTRIALGIQYDGAAFSGWQSQPHGNTVQDALESALRQFAGVALPTTVAGRTDAGVHALGQVVHLDTDLVREPFSWVRGTNAFLPPTVAVRWAQEMPEGFHARFSAHRRTYYYALTFGPTRAPLLEDKAGYVMLPPGQSLDVEAMNEAAQVLIGEHDFSSFRAAECQAKSPVKTMYSVEVRGEGEWVFVRIRGSAFLHHMVRNIMGCLVAIGRGRQPASWMGDVLAARSRVAAAPTFMPDGLYLAEVGYPDAFSLPASPASSSLFRGVFDEHAGP; via the coding sequence ATGACGCGCATCGCGCTTGGCATCCAGTACGACGGTGCCGCGTTTTCGGGTTGGCAATCGCAGCCGCACGGCAATACCGTGCAAGACGCGCTGGAGTCGGCGCTGCGGCAATTTGCCGGCGTGGCGCTGCCGACCACGGTGGCTGGCCGCACCGATGCCGGTGTGCATGCGCTGGGCCAGGTGGTGCATCTGGATACCGATCTCGTGCGCGAGCCGTTTTCGTGGGTGCGCGGCACCAACGCTTTTCTGCCCCCCACGGTGGCCGTGCGATGGGCGCAGGAGATGCCGGAGGGTTTCCACGCGCGCTTCTCCGCGCACCGCCGCACGTATTACTACGCACTCACCTTTGGTCCGACGCGCGCACCGCTGCTCGAAGACAAGGCGGGCTACGTGATGCTTCCGCCAGGCCAATCCCTTGACGTGGAAGCCATGAACGAGGCGGCCCAGGTGCTGATCGGCGAGCACGATTTCTCGTCCTTCCGCGCGGCCGAATGCCAAGCCAAGTCGCCCGTCAAAACGATGTATTCAGTCGAGGTGCGGGGCGAGGGCGAATGGGTGTTCGTGCGCATTCGCGGCAGCGCGTTCCTGCACCACATGGTGCGCAACATCATGGGCTGCCTGGTTGCGATCGGGCGCGGCCGCCAGCCGGCGTCGTGGATGGGCGATGTGCTGGCCGCCCGCAGCCGCGTGGCCGCAGCACCCACGTTCATGCCCGACGGACTGTATCTGGCCGAGGTCGGCTATCCTGACGCTTTCTCGTTGCCGGCGTCTCCGGCATCGTCCAGCCTGTTTCGCGGCGTGTTCGACGAGCACGCCGGCCCGTGA
- the tapV gene encoding FimV/HubP family polar landmark-like protein TapV, translating into MRVSQYRRRESSHRSPRWSAVAFAAASLLLIQPAAQAAGFGALHVRSSLGQPLQAEIDLTGVTPEEAQNLVAKLAAPDAYSRAGLTYNPIVSSLRASLERQSNGNYVVRLRSTQPVAEPFVDVLVDLNWASGHVSRAYTFLLDPVGSSNTAQNFAPTPVVQATTPGAAESAPAASAAQPQAAAPAAAAPVPARQPRAARQAARPQQAAPAAAAPDATPGGSYTVQRGDSLYDVASTAAQGQDAVSLDQMLLALYRNNPNAFIGGNINRLRTGSVLKVPSQAEAQKTPAREARREVIAQTSGFAGYRNRLATAAEANAATDTDSARQQSGSVSARVQDQATPAASGRDELRLSKADRAGKAGASAARDEELVAKERALKEMESRVAQLEKNLSDMQRLVELKNAELAKAASAAKPAAGAAPSTAAPAVAAANAPAPVAASTAAPAPAAAASAETAAAAPASSATAAAAASAPEAASAPVAAASASQAAASAPVAAASAPAAAPKKAPVVVAPPPPIQEESFFSTLLGNPMALGLGGLVVALLGGLVVYRRRQQKPEQAHGFQDSLLSQESTVMAGANSLFGAAGGQSVDTSQHSVFGADFRIGGGNESNEVDPIAEADVYIAYGRDVQAEEILREALEQHPERQAIRLKLMEIYANRQDAHGFQTIAEEMLAQVGAASPEWAEAAAMGRKFDPANPLYLTVQGDGSHPGAEAHAEPSHAGAAVAGAAALAGVGAAVAAEGFSPTVTGQTTRRGDDWTTLSPDLDPSAPSTKAPQLADFDLPLESFPAPAAGEPITAPEEASDIFKVHAEPQADLPQFNAHAGEPYQPVAAPPLHMDLSDLSLDLNPTPPAAETAAPAPSGAAEESLPSWAQPTDLSQAPMHFESQPHHAEHAEVANDEPQSAIRLDTNLPHTLSGEHGADGVRDLQIKFDLAKAYIEIGDKEGARELLQEVLDLGDPSFHAEAQALMRQIG; encoded by the coding sequence GTGAGGGTGAGCCAATACCGCCGGAGAGAATCGTCCCATCGCAGTCCTCGCTGGTCGGCCGTCGCGTTTGCCGCGGCGAGCCTGCTGCTGATTCAGCCCGCTGCGCAAGCGGCCGGTTTCGGCGCGCTGCATGTGCGTTCCAGCCTCGGCCAGCCGCTGCAGGCCGAAATCGATCTGACCGGCGTGACGCCCGAAGAGGCACAAAACCTGGTCGCCAAGCTGGCTGCGCCGGATGCCTATTCGCGTGCCGGACTGACCTACAACCCGATCGTCTCCTCGCTGCGTGCCTCGCTGGAACGCCAGTCGAACGGCAATTACGTGGTGCGTCTGCGCTCGACACAGCCCGTCGCAGAGCCGTTCGTTGATGTTCTGGTCGACTTGAACTGGGCAAGCGGCCACGTTTCGCGGGCTTATACGTTCCTGCTGGACCCGGTGGGCTCCAGCAATACCGCACAGAATTTTGCGCCGACGCCGGTGGTGCAGGCCACGACGCCAGGCGCCGCCGAATCGGCGCCGGCTGCCTCGGCCGCTCAACCGCAAGCCGCGGCCCCGGCTGCCGCCGCACCGGTTCCGGCACGTCAGCCGCGTGCTGCCCGTCAGGCGGCACGTCCGCAGCAAGCAGCTCCTGCTGCCGCTGCGCCCGATGCTACGCCCGGCGGTTCGTATACGGTGCAGCGTGGCGATAGCCTGTACGACGTGGCATCGACGGCCGCGCAAGGTCAGGACGCCGTTTCGCTCGACCAGATGCTCCTGGCGCTGTATCGCAACAACCCCAACGCTTTCATTGGCGGCAACATCAACCGGCTGCGTACCGGCTCGGTGCTGAAGGTGCCGTCGCAGGCAGAGGCGCAGAAAACGCCGGCGCGTGAGGCGCGCCGCGAAGTGATTGCGCAGACGTCCGGTTTTGCCGGCTATCGCAACCGCCTCGCAACGGCGGCTGAAGCCAACGCAGCGACGGATACGGACTCCGCTCGCCAGCAAAGCGGCAGCGTGTCGGCCCGCGTGCAGGATCAGGCTACCCCGGCCGCAAGCGGCCGCGACGAGCTGCGCCTGTCCAAGGCGGACCGTGCCGGCAAGGCTGGCGCGTCAGCCGCCCGTGACGAGGAGCTCGTTGCCAAGGAGCGCGCGCTCAAGGAAATGGAATCGCGCGTCGCGCAGTTGGAGAAAAACCTCTCCGACATGCAACGCCTGGTTGAATTGAAGAACGCTGAACTGGCCAAGGCCGCCAGCGCTGCCAAGCCGGCCGCTGGTGCTGCACCGTCGACCGCGGCTCCGGCCGTTGCGGCGGCCAATGCGCCTGCGCCCGTAGCAGCGTCTACGGCTGCCCCGGCCCCGGCTGCCGCTGCGTCGGCGGAAACTGCCGCGGCTGCTCCGGCTTCGTCTGCGACGGCTGCTGCGGCGGCTTCGGCACCGGAGGCCGCATCGGCGCCCGTGGCTGCAGCCTCGGCATCGCAAGCGGCTGCCAGCGCACCGGTGGCTGCGGCATCGGCTCCCGCTGCCGCGCCGAAGAAGGCGCCGGTGGTTGTGGCCCCGCCGCCTCCGATCCAAGAGGAATCGTTCTTCTCGACGCTGCTGGGCAACCCGATGGCCTTGGGCTTGGGCGGCTTGGTGGTGGCCTTGCTGGGTGGTCTGGTGGTGTATCGCCGTCGCCAGCAGAAGCCCGAGCAGGCACATGGCTTCCAGGACAGCCTGCTGTCGCAGGAAAGCACCGTCATGGCGGGTGCCAACTCGCTGTTTGGCGCGGCCGGCGGCCAAAGTGTCGACACCTCGCAGCACAGCGTGTTCGGTGCGGATTTCCGTATTGGCGGCGGCAACGAGAGCAATGAAGTCGACCCGATTGCTGAGGCCGATGTCTACATCGCCTACGGCCGCGATGTGCAAGCCGAAGAAATCCTGCGCGAGGCACTGGAGCAGCATCCGGAGCGCCAAGCCATTCGCCTGAAGTTGATGGAAATTTACGCCAATCGTCAGGATGCCCACGGCTTCCAGACCATTGCTGAAGAGATGCTGGCGCAAGTTGGCGCGGCCTCGCCGGAATGGGCAGAGGCTGCCGCGATGGGCCGCAAGTTCGATCCGGCCAACCCGCTGTATCTGACGGTGCAGGGTGACGGAAGCCATCCGGGTGCCGAAGCGCATGCAGAGCCCAGCCACGCAGGTGCCGCAGTTGCAGGCGCCGCCGCCCTGGCAGGTGTGGGCGCCGCAGTGGCCGCCGAAGGCTTCAGCCCCACCGTGACGGGGCAGACTACGCGTCGCGGTGACGACTGGACCACGCTGTCTCCCGATCTGGATCCGTCCGCGCCGTCGACCAAGGCACCGCAACTGGCCGATTTCGATCTGCCGCTGGAGTCGTTCCCGGCGCCGGCAGCGGGCGAGCCGATCACCGCGCCAGAAGAGGCTTCGGACATCTTCAAGGTGCATGCCGAACCCCAGGCCGATCTGCCGCAATTCAACGCACACGCTGGCGAGCCTTATCAGCCCGTCGCCGCGCCGCCGCTGCATATGGATCTGTCGGACCTGTCGTTGGACCTGAACCCGACGCCGCCCGCCGCAGAAACGGCTGCTCCTGCACCCTCGGGTGCCGCGGAGGAAAGCCTGCCGAGCTGGGCTCAGCCGACCGACCTGTCGCAGGCCCCGATGCATTTCGAATCCCAGCCGCATCACGCAGAGCACGCTGAAGTCGCCAACGACGAACCGCAATCGGCCATCCGTCTGGACACCAACCTGCCGCACACGCTGTCGGGCGAGCATGGCGCCGATGGTGTGCGCGATCTGCAGATCAAGTTCGATCTGGCCAAGGCTTACATCGAGATTGGCGACAAGGAAGGTGCCCGCGAACTGCTGCAGGAAGTGCTGGACCTGGGCGATCCGTCGTTCCACGCCGAGGCGCAAGCCTTGATGCGCCAGATCGGCTGA
- the asd gene encoding aspartate-semialdehyde dehydrogenase, which translates to MKVGLVGWRGMVGSVLMQRMQEEKDFDLIDTVFFSTSNAGGKAPAFAKTDAPLADANDIEALKACDTIITCQGGDYTTEVFPKLRAAGWNGYWIDAASTLRMEDDAVIVLDPVNLSLIKNAVAAGTKNFIGGNCTNSILLMGVGGLFREGLVEWVSSMTYQAASGGGANHMRELLKGMGVIHGAVADELANPASAILDIDRKVAKTIREDVPTEFFPAPLAGGLIPWIDKQLDNGQSKEEWKGQAEVNKILGTAQTIPVDGLCVRIGAMRCHSLGLTLKLKRDLPLDEIEQIIRSGNPWVKWVPNDRSITEKELTPASITGGLEIGVGRVRKLNMGPEYVSAFVIGDQLLWGAAEPLRRTLRILLDK; encoded by the coding sequence ATGAAGGTAGGTCTCGTCGGTTGGCGCGGGATGGTCGGCAGCGTGCTGATGCAACGCATGCAGGAAGAAAAGGATTTCGACCTCATCGACACCGTGTTTTTCAGCACCAGCAACGCCGGCGGCAAGGCGCCCGCATTCGCCAAGACGGATGCGCCCCTGGCCGACGCCAACGACATCGAAGCACTGAAGGCCTGCGACACGATCATCACGTGCCAGGGCGGTGACTACACGACCGAAGTCTTCCCGAAGCTGCGCGCTGCCGGCTGGAACGGCTACTGGATCGACGCCGCCTCGACGCTGCGCATGGAAGACGATGCCGTGATCGTGCTGGACCCGGTCAACCTGTCGCTCATCAAGAACGCGGTGGCGGCTGGCACCAAGAACTTCATCGGCGGCAACTGCACCAACTCCATCCTGCTAATGGGCGTGGGTGGCCTGTTCCGCGAAGGTCTGGTCGAATGGGTCAGCTCGATGACTTACCAGGCAGCTTCGGGCGGTGGTGCGAACCACATGCGTGAACTGCTCAAGGGCATGGGCGTAATTCACGGCGCCGTGGCTGACGAGCTGGCCAACCCGGCGTCCGCCATCCTGGACATCGATCGCAAGGTTGCCAAGACCATCCGCGAAGATGTGCCGACCGAATTCTTCCCGGCGCCGCTCGCGGGTGGCCTGATCCCGTGGATCGACAAGCAGCTCGATAACGGTCAGTCGAAGGAAGAGTGGAAGGGCCAGGCCGAGGTCAACAAGATTCTGGGCACGGCGCAGACGATTCCGGTCGACGGCCTGTGCGTGCGGATTGGTGCGATGCGCTGCCATAGCCTGGGCCTGACGCTCAAGCTCAAGCGCGACCTGCCGCTGGACGAAATCGAGCAGATCATCCGCTCCGGCAACCCGTGGGTGAAGTGGGTCCCGAACGATCGCAGCATCACCGAGAAGGAACTGACGCCGGCATCCATCACGGGTGGCCTGGAAATCGGTGTGGGTCGCGTGCGCAAGCTCAACATGGGGCCGGAGTATGTAAGCGCCTTCGTGATCGGCGATCAGCTTCTGTGGGGTGCCGCTGAGCCGTTGCGCCGCACGCTCCGTATCCTGCTGGACAAGTGA
- the leuB gene encoding 3-isopropylmalate dehydrogenase, whose protein sequence is MTKIAVLPGDGIGKEIVAEAVKVLKVLGEPFEMEFAPVGGAGYEAKGQPLPADTLKLAKEADAILFGAVGDWKYDTLARELRPEQAILGLRKHLQLFANFRPAICYPELTGASSLKPEIVAGLDILIVRELNGDIYFGQPRGVRAAPDGLFAGAREGFDTMRYAEPEIRRIAHVAFQAAAKRGKKLCSVDKANVLETFQFWKDIVTDVHKEYPEVELSHMYVDNAAMQLVKAPKNFDVIVTGNMFGDILSDEAAMLTGSIGMLPSASLDANNKGLYEPSHGSAPDIAGKGIANPLATILSAAMMLRYSLNKAEQADRIENAVKKVLAQGYRTGDILTPGCKQVGTVEMGDAVVAAL, encoded by the coding sequence ATGACCAAGATTGCAGTGTTGCCGGGTGACGGCATTGGCAAGGAAATCGTCGCCGAGGCCGTGAAGGTCCTCAAAGTGCTGGGCGAGCCATTCGAGATGGAATTTGCCCCGGTGGGCGGCGCCGGCTACGAGGCCAAGGGCCAGCCGCTGCCGGCAGACACCCTCAAGCTCGCCAAGGAAGCCGATGCGATCCTGTTCGGCGCCGTGGGCGACTGGAAGTACGACACGCTGGCGCGCGAACTGCGTCCGGAGCAGGCCATTCTGGGTTTGCGCAAGCACCTGCAACTGTTCGCCAACTTCCGTCCGGCGATCTGCTACCCCGAGTTAACCGGCGCATCGAGCCTCAAGCCGGAAATCGTCGCCGGTCTGGACATCCTGATCGTGCGTGAGTTGAACGGCGACATTTACTTCGGCCAACCGCGCGGTGTGCGCGCGGCGCCCGACGGTTTGTTCGCCGGCGCGCGCGAAGGTTTCGACACCATGCGCTACGCCGAGCCGGAAATCCGCCGCATCGCGCACGTCGCCTTCCAGGCTGCCGCCAAGCGCGGCAAGAAGCTGTGCAGCGTCGACAAGGCCAACGTCCTCGAGACTTTCCAGTTCTGGAAAGACATCGTTACCGACGTCCACAAGGAGTATCCGGAAGTCGAGCTGTCGCACATGTACGTGGACAACGCGGCCATGCAGCTCGTGAAGGCGCCGAAGAACTTCGACGTAATCGTCACCGGCAACATGTTCGGCGACATCCTGTCGGACGAGGCCGCCATGCTGACGGGCTCGATCGGCATGCTGCCCTCGGCGTCGCTCGACGCGAACAACAAAGGCCTGTATGAGCCGTCGCACGGCTCCGCGCCGGACATCGCCGGCAAGGGGATCGCCAACCCGCTGGCGACGATCCTGTCGGCGGCAATGATGCTGCGCTACTCGCTGAACAAGGCCGAGCAGGCCGATCGCATCGAAAACGCGGTCAAGAAGGTGCTCGCCCAGGGCTATCGCACGGGCGACATCCTGACGCCGGGTTGCAAGCAGGTCGGCACGGTGGAGATGGGCGACGCGGTGGTCGCTGCACTGTAA
- the leuD gene encoding 3-isopropylmalate dehydratase small subunit, with amino-acid sequence MEQFTIHTGLVAPLDRENVDTDAIIPKQFLKSIKRTGFGPNLFDEWRYKDVGEPGQDNSKRPLNPDFVLNQPRYQGASVLLARKNFGCGSSREHAPWALQQYGFRAIIAPSFADIFFNNCFKNGLLPIVLTESQVDHLFNETQAFTGYQLTVDLDKQVVVTPGGTAYPFDITAFRKYCLLNGFDDIGLTLRYADQIKAYEAQRLARMPWLAHKLVG; translated from the coding sequence ATGGAACAATTCACCATCCACACAGGCCTCGTGGCGCCGCTCGACCGCGAGAACGTCGACACTGACGCCATCATCCCGAAGCAATTCCTCAAGTCGATCAAGCGCACCGGCTTCGGCCCAAACCTGTTCGACGAATGGCGCTACAAGGACGTCGGCGAGCCTGGCCAGGACAACAGCAAGCGACCGCTGAACCCGGATTTCGTGCTGAATCAGCCGCGTTACCAGGGCGCATCGGTGTTGCTCGCCCGCAAGAATTTCGGCTGCGGCAGCTCGCGAGAGCACGCACCGTGGGCGCTGCAGCAATATGGCTTCCGCGCCATCATCGCGCCCAGCTTTGCCGACATCTTCTTCAACAACTGCTTCAAGAACGGCCTGCTGCCGATCGTGCTGACGGAGTCGCAGGTCGACCATCTGTTCAACGAGACGCAAGCGTTTACGGGCTACCAGCTGACCGTCGATCTGGACAAGCAGGTCGTCGTCACGCCGGGCGGGACGGCTTATCCGTTCGACATCACGGCGTTCCGCAAATACTGCCTGCTCAACGGCTTCGACGATATCGGCCTGACCTTGCGCTACGCCGACCAGATCAAGGCTTACGAAGCGCAGCGCCTGGCCAGAATGCCGTGGCTCGCGCACAAGCTCGTCGGCTGA
- the leuC gene encoding 3-isopropylmalate dehydratase large subunit, with amino-acid sequence MAKTLYDKLWDDHVVHTEDDGTTVLYIDRQLLHEVTSPQAFEGLKLAQRPVWRISANLAVSDHNVPTTDRSHGIADPVSKLQVDTLDANCDSYGITQFKMNDKRQGIVHVIGPEQGATLPGMTVVCGDSHTSTHGAFGALAHGIGTSEVEHVLATQTLLAKKSKNMLVKVEGTLPRGCTAKDIVLAIIGKIGTAGGTGYAMEFGGSAIRALSMEGRMTVCNMAIEAGARAGMVAVDDVTLEYIKGRPFAPQGVEWEQAVAYWRTLHSDEGAHFDQVVELRAEEIRPQVSWGTSPEMVVSIEDRVPDPDKEKDPNKRNAMERALEYMGLQPNVAISDINIDKVFIGSCTNSRIEDMRAAAWVVQKLGKRIASNVKLAMVVPGSGLVKEQAEREGLDKIFKSAGFEWREPGCSMCLAMNADRLEPGERCASTSNRNFEGRQGAGGRTHLVSPAMAAAAALEGHFVDVRKLA; translated from the coding sequence ATGGCCAAGACGCTCTACGACAAACTTTGGGACGATCACGTCGTTCATACCGAAGATGACGGCACAACCGTTCTCTACATCGATCGTCAACTGCTGCACGAAGTGACCAGCCCGCAGGCATTTGAGGGCCTGAAGCTGGCGCAGCGTCCGGTGTGGCGCATCAGCGCCAACCTGGCCGTGTCGGACCACAACGTGCCGACCACCGATCGCTCGCACGGCATCGCGGACCCGGTTTCCAAACTGCAGGTCGATACGCTCGACGCCAACTGCGACAGCTACGGCATCACGCAATTCAAGATGAACGACAAGCGTCAGGGCATCGTGCACGTGATCGGGCCGGAGCAGGGCGCAACGCTGCCGGGCATGACGGTGGTCTGTGGTGATTCGCACACCAGCACGCATGGCGCGTTCGGCGCGCTCGCCCACGGCATCGGCACCTCGGAAGTCGAGCACGTGCTGGCCACGCAAACGCTGCTCGCCAAGAAGAGCAAGAACATGCTGGTGAAGGTGGAAGGTACGCTGCCTCGCGGCTGCACGGCCAAGGACATCGTGCTCGCCATCATCGGAAAGATCGGTACAGCTGGCGGCACGGGCTACGCCATGGAGTTCGGCGGTTCGGCCATCCGCGCACTGTCGATGGAAGGCCGCATGACGGTGTGCAACATGGCGATCGAGGCAGGCGCCCGCGCAGGCATGGTCGCCGTGGACGATGTCACGCTGGAGTACATCAAGGGCCGCCCGTTCGCGCCGCAAGGCGTGGAGTGGGAGCAGGCCGTCGCTTACTGGCGCACGCTGCATTCTGACGAGGGCGCGCACTTTGATCAGGTGGTCGAGCTGCGCGCTGAAGAGATTCGCCCGCAGGTGAGCTGGGGTACGTCGCCGGAAATGGTGGTCAGCATTGAAGACCGCGTGCCGGACCCCGACAAAGAAAAGGACCCGAACAAGCGCAATGCCATGGAGCGCGCGCTCGAATACATGGGTCTGCAGCCGAACGTTGCCATCAGCGACATCAACATTGACAAGGTGTTCATCGGCTCCTGCACCAACAGCCGCATCGAAGACATGCGCGCCGCGGCGTGGGTCGTGCAGAAGCTGGGCAAGCGCATTGCGTCGAACGTGAAGCTGGCGATGGTCGTGCCGGGCTCGGGCCTTGTGAAGGAGCAGGCCGAGCGCGAAGGGCTCGACAAGATTTTCAAGTCGGCGGGCTTTGAGTGGCGCGAGCCGGGTTGCTCGATGTGTCTCGCAATGAACGCGGACCGTCTCGAGCCCGGCGAGCGCTGCGCGTCCACGTCCAACCGCAACTTCGAAGGCCGTCAGGGCGCGGGTGGCCGCACCCACCTGGTGAGCCCGGCGATGGCCGCTGCGGCCGCGCTCGAAGGCCACTTCGTCGACGTGCGCAAGCTCGCTTGA